One window from the genome of Desulfopila inferna encodes:
- a CDS encoding anti-sigma regulatory factor: MDPEIITISADVDVMSARLKARQLAGKIGISGSDLTLLATAISEVARNIVQYAGSGEIEFSSVVVSGRRGLAVIARDQGPGIDDIEQAMQDGFTTSRGMGMGLPGAKRLMDDFEIISETGKGTIVRMVKWERSQ, encoded by the coding sequence ATGGACCCTGAAATTATAACTATCTCCGCCGATGTGGACGTGATGTCCGCTCGCCTCAAGGCGCGCCAGCTGGCTGGTAAAATCGGCATCTCCGGCAGTGATCTGACTCTTTTGGCCACCGCAATTTCCGAAGTTGCCCGCAACATCGTGCAGTACGCGGGCTCCGGCGAGATAGAGTTCAGCAGTGTGGTTGTGAGCGGCAGACGTGGTCTGGCTGTCATTGCGCGTGATCAGGGACCCGGCATAGATGATATCGAACAGGCGATGCAGGATGGCTTTACTACTTCAAGGGGCATGGGAATGGGACTTCCCGGAGCGAAGAGGCTCATGGACGACTTCGAGATCATCTCCGAAACGGGTAAGGGAACCATCGTCCGGATGGTTAAATGGGAACGAAGCCAATGA
- a CDS encoding copper resistance protein B, translating to MRHLFTMMICAVISLPAGGFCAEGSYTDPEERDFPADYSEVETDPEVGQRVQKHVQDAQQGAQQNFDVQFVHDNELFTRFIGDRIEYQSREGDAALLWDVQAWAGFDYNKLWFKSEGSWLVDEEKVEEAETELLYSRNISSFWDLQLGIRHDFKPDPDRTFAAFGIQGLAPYWFESEATAYLSEDGDLSAVVEVEYDMLLSQRLVLQPRFETLVALQEVEEYGVGQGINFIEMGLRLRYHFTREFAPYIGVSWNRKLFEAEDLAEAEGEDTDTLSLVAGLRIWL from the coding sequence ATGCGACACCTATTCACCATGATGATATGCGCTGTCATTTCTCTGCCGGCAGGAGGTTTTTGTGCCGAGGGATCGTATACCGATCCCGAAGAACGTGACTTCCCAGCCGATTATAGCGAGGTCGAGACAGATCCCGAGGTCGGCCAGCGTGTACAAAAGCACGTGCAGGATGCCCAGCAGGGGGCGCAGCAGAATTTCGATGTGCAGTTCGTGCATGACAACGAGCTTTTTACTCGTTTCATCGGCGACCGTATCGAATACCAGAGCAGGGAGGGTGATGCGGCGCTGTTGTGGGATGTGCAGGCCTGGGCCGGTTTCGACTACAACAAGCTCTGGTTCAAAAGTGAGGGTTCCTGGCTGGTGGATGAGGAAAAGGTGGAGGAGGCTGAGACGGAGTTGCTCTACAGCCGTAACATCTCGTCATTCTGGGATTTGCAATTGGGTATTCGCCACGACTTCAAGCCTGATCCGGACAGGACCTTTGCCGCCTTCGGTATCCAGGGACTCGCACCATACTGGTTCGAGAGCGAGGCCACCGCTTACCTCAGTGAAGACGGCGATCTTTCCGCTGTTGTCGAAGTTGAGTATGACATGCTTCTCTCCCAGCGTCTGGTCCTCCAGCCGCGCTTCGAAACCCTTGTGGCCTTGCAGGAAGTTGAAGAATACGGTGTCGGTCAGGGAATCAACTTCATTGAGATGGGACTGCGGCTGCGGTATCACTTCACCAGGGAGTTCGCTCCCTATATCGGCGTTTCATGGAACCGCAAGCTATTTGAAGCGGAGGATCTGGCCGAGGCGGAGGGTGAGGATACCGATACGCTGTCCCTGGTCGCCGGTCTCAGGATATGGTTGTAA
- a CDS encoding EAL domain-containing protein: MNNLPQGDLPAAFAVVYRQALMAYVTGETSEESLMQAYDLGRSAVDKNINILELIAMHQEVLREAVPTEGAASHLREYLTRGQEFLAEVMAPFEMMHRSFNETISQLQEINATLEQRVEKRTRDLRESESKTADLARLYRILSSINSTIVRRQDCGELFREACRIAVEDGGYQMAWISVEGEDEQSAANTCCRLTDDGSACQVTPIKTISNEVDEDLDKLYRDGEPVVRHRRRESIIAKAGAAVEYAAYALLPLQLEEKTVGVFAFFSRNPEDFNDAEMQLLVELAGDLSFALDHISKEKQLNYLAYHDALTGLFNRNFLMEHLPLQFRVATRADNMVALLIIDLLHFSGINNTYGRHVGDQLLKQVGRRLCDATGNQETVARVGAHGFAVSLAGLMNTDQVAHRLEQEVLNNFNEPFKIHDEEIHVRVRVGIALFPSDGTDPDALYKYGEMALKKAHSQGVTYLLYNPAMNDRIVQSVTMEAKLRNAIVRGRLVLSYQPKIFTADESIAGMEVLVRYDDPEEGLVFPGRFIPLMEGTDMIIEIGNWVIRHAVDDLLRWRQLQLDPPRIAVNVSPYQLRQPNFVRSLMQMVGDTEDHGLDIEITEGALMEDAEENVSKLRAIRESGFGVAIDDFGTGYSSLSYLSRLPVTALKIDRSFILDMTERSSSRAIVSTIINLAHSLNLEVIAEGVDREEHVKLLRGFGCDIIQGNIYSLPLSKEEMTALLRRRKREGGVFHWS; the protein is encoded by the coding sequence GTGAATAATCTTCCCCAGGGCGATCTCCCCGCAGCATTTGCCGTCGTATATCGGCAGGCCTTGATGGCGTACGTCACTGGTGAAACCAGTGAAGAATCATTAATGCAGGCCTATGATCTAGGCAGGAGTGCGGTCGACAAAAACATTAATATTCTTGAACTGATAGCCATGCACCAAGAGGTCCTCAGGGAAGCGGTGCCGACAGAAGGTGCCGCATCACATCTCAGAGAATACCTCACCCGGGGCCAGGAGTTTCTGGCAGAGGTAATGGCACCCTTTGAAATGATGCATCGCAGCTTCAATGAGACCATCAGCCAGCTCCAGGAGATAAATGCCACTTTGGAGCAGCGGGTGGAGAAAAGGACTCGTGATCTCCGTGAGAGTGAAAGCAAGACAGCAGATCTTGCCCGGCTCTATCGTATTCTCAGCAGCATCAATTCAACCATTGTCCGGCGGCAGGACTGTGGAGAACTGTTTAGGGAGGCATGCAGGATAGCCGTCGAGGACGGAGGCTATCAGATGGCCTGGATCAGCGTGGAAGGAGAGGATGAGCAGTCTGCGGCCAATACCTGTTGTCGCTTGACCGATGATGGGTCGGCCTGTCAGGTTACACCCATCAAAACCATCTCGAATGAAGTCGATGAGGATCTTGATAAGCTGTATCGCGATGGCGAACCGGTGGTTCGTCATCGGCGGCGGGAGAGTATCATCGCCAAAGCCGGCGCCGCCGTCGAGTACGCCGCCTATGCCCTACTGCCTTTGCAGCTTGAGGAAAAGACCGTCGGCGTGTTTGCCTTTTTTTCCCGGAACCCGGAGGATTTCAACGATGCAGAAATGCAGCTGCTTGTGGAACTGGCGGGAGATCTCTCCTTCGCCCTCGATCATATCAGTAAAGAGAAGCAGCTTAACTATCTCGCCTATCACGATGCCTTGACCGGGCTCTTTAACCGCAACTTCCTCATGGAACACCTGCCGCTGCAGTTCAGGGTGGCCACGCGGGCCGACAACATGGTGGCCCTGCTGATAATCGATCTCCTGCATTTCTCCGGTATCAATAACACCTATGGCCGGCATGTGGGTGATCAGCTGTTGAAACAGGTTGGACGGCGTCTTTGCGATGCCACCGGTAACCAGGAAACTGTCGCCAGGGTTGGGGCCCATGGTTTTGCAGTTTCACTGGCCGGTCTGATGAACACCGACCAGGTTGCCCACAGACTGGAACAGGAGGTGCTCAATAATTTTAATGAACCATTCAAAATCCATGATGAGGAGATCCATGTCAGAGTTCGTGTCGGCATCGCATTGTTCCCTTCCGATGGCACCGATCCGGATGCATTATATAAATATGGAGAAATGGCACTTAAAAAAGCGCATAGTCAAGGAGTAACATACCTGCTCTACAACCCGGCCATGAATGATCGGATAGTTCAATCAGTTACTATGGAGGCCAAACTGCGTAACGCCATCGTCAGAGGCAGGCTGGTTCTGAGCTATCAACCAAAAATCTTCACTGCCGATGAGAGCATTGCCGGCATGGAGGTTCTGGTGCGCTATGATGATCCTGAAGAGGGTCTGGTTTTCCCTGGTCGTTTCATCCCCCTGATGGAAGGGACCGATATGATAATAGAGATTGGAAACTGGGTAATACGGCATGCTGTCGATGATCTGCTGCGGTGGCGCCAGTTACAGCTTGACCCGCCGAGAATTGCGGTCAATGTCTCACCCTATCAGTTACGGCAGCCAAACTTTGTCCGCTCTTTGATGCAGATGGTGGGCGATACGGAGGATCATGGTCTGGATATCGAAATCACCGAAGGTGCTCTCATGGAGGACGCAGAGGAAAATGTTTCCAAGCTCCGGGCGATAAGGGAATCAGGTTTCGGCGTCGCCATCGATGATTTCGGTACCGGCTACTCCTCTCTCAGTTATCTCAGCCGGCTGCCGGTAACAGCCCTGAAGATCGACCGCTCCTTCATCCTGGACATGACTGAACGTTCCAGTAGCCGTGCTATTGTCTCAACCATCATTAACCTGGCGCATTCGCTCAATCTGGAGGTGATAGCCGAAGGAGTCGATCGGGAGGAACATGTGAAGCTGTTGCGCGGCTTCGGCTGCGATATTATCCAGGGAAATATCTACAGTCTTCCTTTATCCAAAGAAGAGATGACGGCATTGCTGAGGAGGCGTAAACGCGAGGGTGGAGTGTTTCACTGGTCCTGA
- a CDS encoding YaiI/YqxD family protein has protein sequence MKIWIDADACPAVIKEILYKASLRKKMQLILVANTPLRIPHSPYIHKMLVGAGPDVADKKIVENIAAGDLVITADIPLAAEVIAKGGHALSPRGEMFSAESIGGRLSMRDFLDDLRSNGINTGGPAPLSNSDRQKFAGQLDKLLTEKAGNTAGNQDQ, from the coding sequence ATGAAAATATGGATCGATGCCGATGCCTGTCCTGCGGTCATTAAGGAGATATTGTACAAAGCCTCACTTCGCAAAAAAATGCAGCTCATCCTGGTTGCCAACACTCCCCTGCGCATTCCTCATTCACCATATATACACAAGATGTTAGTCGGCGCCGGTCCCGATGTTGCCGATAAAAAGATAGTGGAAAATATAGCAGCCGGCGATCTGGTGATTACCGCTGATATTCCCCTGGCGGCCGAGGTTATTGCCAAAGGTGGCCATGCTCTGAGCCCGCGCGGTGAGATGTTCTCCGCAGAAAGCATCGGCGGCAGACTCAGCATGAGAGATTTTCTTGATGATCTACGTTCAAATGGTATTAACACAGGCGGTCCCGCACCGCTGAGCAACAGTGACCGGCAGAAGTTTGCAGGCCAGCTGGATAAATTGCTGACTGAAAAAGCAGGAAACACCGCTGGAAATCAGGACCAGTGA
- a CDS encoding protoglobin domain-containing protein: MSPLSSQLTEKFLSLAEMMGITEQDLEQRKKFLEFGSEDEQRLRELASLAENKADQIIGAFYKHLLQFDEMKAFFPDSATLDRVKAKQKAYFVRLMQGDYDLTYAEDRLRIGAIHEQIDLPVNHYLAMYNFYLRTAGKLIFESKSSESESATAAFFSLVKLTFLDISLAIDTYIDSRERTIKTLQREAIRELSTPVLPFREGMLLLPIIGQIDSQRARQLTEDLLESIRANRAKVIVIDITGVASVDSRVANHLLQTVEAARLMGAEVVISGISPEIALTMVTIGIDLGTVHTVGDLQNGIEHAERLLGYQVKKYRESDDNYDEDEKSWRFRS; this comes from the coding sequence ATGTCCCCGCTCTCAAGCCAGCTTACGGAAAAATTCCTGAGCCTTGCCGAGATGATGGGTATCACCGAACAGGACCTGGAGCAGCGCAAAAAATTCCTCGAGTTCGGAAGTGAAGACGAACAGCGATTGAGAGAGCTTGCTTCTCTTGCCGAAAACAAAGCCGACCAGATCATCGGGGCATTCTACAAACACCTTTTGCAGTTTGATGAGATGAAGGCGTTTTTCCCTGATTCAGCCACCCTTGACAGGGTGAAGGCCAAACAGAAAGCCTACTTCGTCCGTCTGATGCAGGGAGATTACGACCTGACTTATGCCGAAGACCGGCTCCGGATAGGCGCTATTCACGAGCAGATAGACCTACCAGTCAACCACTACCTGGCCATGTACAATTTCTATTTGCGAACAGCCGGAAAACTCATTTTTGAAAGCAAAAGCAGTGAATCGGAAAGCGCGACTGCAGCTTTCTTCTCACTGGTAAAACTCACCTTCCTGGATATCTCTCTGGCCATTGACACCTATATTGACTCGCGTGAGCGTACCATTAAGACACTGCAGCGTGAAGCTATACGGGAATTGTCGACTCCGGTTTTACCTTTTCGTGAAGGCATGCTGCTCTTGCCTATTATCGGCCAGATTGATTCTCAGCGCGCCCGGCAGTTGACCGAAGACCTGTTGGAATCAATCCGTGCCAATCGGGCCAAGGTGATTGTCATCGATATTACCGGTGTGGCCAGCGTCGATTCCCGGGTGGCCAATCATCTGCTGCAGACGGTTGAAGCGGCACGCCTGATGGGTGCCGAAGTGGTGATCTCCGGCATTTCTCCTGAGATTGCTTTGACCATGGTGACCATAGGTATCGACCTGGGGACGGTCCATACCGTCGGCGATCTGCAAAATGGCATAGAACATGCGGAGCGGCTGCTTGGATATCAGGTCAAAAAATATAGGGAGAGTGATGACAACTACGATGAGGATGAGAAGTCATGGAGGTTCCGATCTTAA
- a CDS encoding YcbK family protein, with protein MDTQRSMSRRSFLSASLCTAAGLFLPDGVLAMKKESKRLRFYHTHTGRNLEIKYSPGGYRSVRQALEDFLCDFRTGEKHPLDPRLFDSLYAIQNRCAQQASFEIISGYRSPKTNASLRKNSSGVARKSLHMQGRALDIRASELSTRTLRDLAMQLHDGGVGYYPASDFIHIDTGRKRSW; from the coding sequence GTGGATACTCAAAGATCCATGAGCAGGCGTTCCTTTCTTTCCGCTTCGCTGTGCACTGCCGCCGGTCTGTTCCTGCCCGATGGCGTGCTGGCGATGAAAAAGGAATCGAAAAGGCTGCGATTTTATCACACCCACACCGGTCGGAACCTGGAAATCAAATACAGTCCGGGAGGCTATCGTTCTGTGCGTCAAGCTTTGGAAGACTTTCTTTGCGATTTTCGCACCGGTGAAAAACATCCTCTCGATCCCCGTCTCTTTGACAGCCTCTATGCCATCCAGAACCGATGCGCTCAGCAGGCCTCCTTTGAGATAATATCCGGATATCGTTCACCGAAGACCAACGCCAGTTTGCGCAAAAACAGCTCCGGAGTGGCTCGGAAAAGCTTACATATGCAGGGAAGAGCCCTTGATATCAGGGCCTCAGAGCTGTCCACCCGCACACTTCGAGATCTGGCAATGCAGCTCCATGACGGCGGTGTCGGCTATTATCCCGCATCGGATTTTATCCATATAGATACAGGCCGCAAAAGAAGCTGGTAG
- a CDS encoding SpoIIE family protein phosphatase — MGTKPMITSDYGELQWSVAGRPMPGEELSGDNYLVVRTPTGWLLAVVDGLGHGPEAAAAGSALISTFVDHVEVDLVQLVRFGHEALKGTRGCACALAAIDSRQCLLGWIGIGNVEGVVHRIQGERLFAEYITMRGGIVGYRLPNLQPTFVNLDDGDLLVMATDGINSDFVQMIAGRDPERLSASILNNYAKSTDDALVLVACWCPQAGRQEDDLK; from the coding sequence ATGGGAACGAAGCCAATGATCACTTCTGATTACGGGGAGCTGCAGTGGAGTGTTGCCGGGCGACCGATGCCTGGTGAAGAACTGTCCGGGGATAATTATCTTGTTGTCCGTACACCGACAGGCTGGCTTCTGGCGGTGGTGGATGGACTGGGTCACGGCCCTGAAGCGGCTGCAGCCGGCAGTGCCTTGATCTCAACCTTTGTCGACCACGTGGAGGTGGATTTGGTCCAACTTGTCCGGTTCGGTCACGAAGCACTGAAAGGTACTCGCGGTTGCGCCTGTGCCCTGGCCGCCATCGACAGCCGGCAATGTCTGCTGGGTTGGATCGGCATCGGTAACGTGGAGGGAGTAGTGCATCGGATTCAGGGGGAGCGGCTTTTTGCCGAATATATCACCATGCGCGGCGGCATCGTGGGCTACCGTCTGCCCAATCTGCAGCCGACGTTTGTCAATCTTGACGACGGGGACCTTCTGGTCATGGCAACCGATGGTATAAACAGCGATTTCGTTCAGATGATCGCCGGTCGAGATCCGGAGAGGCTCTCAGCCTCGATTCTCAACAATTATGCCAAATCCACTGATGACGCCCTGGTGCTGGTGGCATGCTGGTGTCCTCAGGCTGGACGACAGGAGGATGATTTGAAGTGA
- a CDS encoding L,D-transpeptidase family protein, whose amino-acid sequence MNILKRVQISLLVLVLPAAFVSAAQAQGPSLAEEMTRFLECYPVELVVRDQQNHAIRQKDVCLATIYHETGAQPLWVTADGPGTRAAVILKYLKNAAEEGLDAGSYEVEEIEALWHDPSLSSLARLDTLLTFNAVKYIHNVNQGEFEPYVVDPELFAEAGKQQFTPVDIVERMIAATDLDRFFRQMPPQNMHYRALKAGLAVYRNMEQSTALEEIERNTTIHPGDNDGRIPLIRGRLALFAGRVPNQDERTLYDDHLEEQILLFQELHGLQRDGLIGPQTIAALNISPAERVEQIRVNMARWRWQDHDIGEEYVLVNIANFRLYAYRGGELQLNIPVIVGQFQHQTPVFSDQIKYLEINPFWNIPPSIAVNEKLSELRENPHSLVEKNIRLFSSWQEDGIELDSTAIDWAGVTPGQMARYKLRQDPGPSNALGQLKFVFPNHYSVYLHDTPTKNLFTKERRYFSHGCIRVSTPVQLAVFMLEENEQSWNEAKIRELIASQKRKVLRISPPLPVHLTYQTAWVDKNGRIHFNEDIYARDKKLLKALNIK is encoded by the coding sequence ATGAACATTTTGAAAAGAGTTCAGATATCTCTGTTGGTGTTGGTTCTCCCTGCCGCTTTTGTCTCTGCAGCGCAGGCCCAAGGCCCGTCACTTGCCGAAGAAATGACTCGGTTTCTGGAATGTTATCCGGTTGAGCTGGTCGTCCGCGACCAGCAGAATCACGCCATCCGCCAAAAAGATGTTTGCCTGGCAACGATTTACCATGAAACCGGGGCTCAGCCCCTCTGGGTAACGGCCGACGGACCTGGTACGCGGGCCGCCGTTATCCTGAAATACCTGAAAAATGCCGCAGAGGAAGGGCTGGATGCCGGCAGTTATGAGGTAGAAGAAATCGAGGCCCTCTGGCATGATCCTTCTCTGTCATCCCTGGCGCGGCTTGACACGCTGCTCACCTTCAATGCTGTAAAGTATATCCATAATGTCAACCAAGGAGAATTTGAACCCTATGTTGTCGACCCTGAACTCTTCGCAGAGGCCGGAAAACAACAATTTACCCCGGTTGACATTGTTGAGAGGATGATCGCCGCTACGGATCTTGATCGATTTTTTCGGCAAATGCCTCCGCAAAATATGCACTATCGCGCTTTGAAAGCAGGGCTTGCCGTCTACCGCAACATGGAGCAGTCGACTGCCCTGGAGGAGATTGAGCGGAATACTACCATTCACCCTGGAGATAATGATGGCAGAATCCCCCTGATCAGGGGACGTCTGGCTCTCTTTGCCGGCCGAGTTCCTAATCAGGATGAGAGGACACTCTATGACGACCACCTTGAGGAGCAAATACTGCTCTTTCAGGAATTGCATGGACTGCAAAGAGATGGACTTATCGGGCCCCAAACCATTGCTGCACTCAACATTTCTCCCGCGGAGCGGGTTGAACAGATTCGAGTCAACATGGCGCGCTGGCGCTGGCAGGATCACGATATCGGTGAGGAATATGTCCTTGTCAATATAGCAAATTTCAGACTGTACGCCTATCGTGGGGGAGAGCTTCAGCTCAATATCCCGGTAATCGTCGGGCAGTTTCAGCATCAGACCCCTGTTTTTTCGGATCAGATAAAATATCTCGAAATCAATCCTTTCTGGAATATCCCACCTAGCATTGCTGTTAATGAGAAGCTATCAGAATTACGTGAGAATCCCCATTCTCTGGTGGAGAAAAATATACGCCTTTTTTCAAGCTGGCAGGAAGACGGGATCGAACTCGACTCCACAGCAATCGATTGGGCCGGGGTAACACCTGGACAGATGGCCCGCTACAAACTCCGTCAAGACCCTGGGCCAAGTAACGCTCTAGGCCAGCTCAAGTTTGTTTTCCCTAATCATTATTCCGTTTATCTCCATGATACCCCAACAAAAAATCTATTTACTAAAGAGAGGCGGTACTTCAGCCATGGCTGCATCCGGGTCTCCACCCCTGTTCAGCTGGCGGTATTCATGCTCGAGGAGAATGAACAGAGCTGGAATGAGGCCAAAATAAGAGAGCTGATTGCGTCTCAGAAGAGAAAGGTGCTGCGCATAAGCCCGCCCTTGCCGGTGCATCTGACCTACCAGACGGCATGGGTAGACAAAAATGGCAGAATCCATTTTAATGAGGACATTTACGCCCGTGACAAAAAGCTACTTAAGGCACTGAATATAAAATGA
- a CDS encoding STAS domain-containing protein: protein MEVPILKQGHFLIASIQGALTDADLRSLQEKLIREVRRHRSRGVVIDVTALDIMDSFAVRILRTITAMVRLLGAKVVIVGIQPEIAFSMVQLGLTLQGSMTSLDLEDGLAMLRKAEPKNGTSGHGP, encoded by the coding sequence ATGGAGGTTCCGATCTTAAAACAGGGACATTTTCTGATTGCCTCGATACAGGGCGCATTGACCGATGCCGATCTCAGAAGTCTACAGGAAAAACTTATTCGAGAGGTTCGCCGCCACCGGTCCAGGGGCGTGGTTATCGATGTGACGGCACTTGACATCATGGATTCGTTTGCGGTCCGGATTCTGCGTACCATAACTGCGATGGTCCGTCTTTTAGGTGCCAAAGTGGTGATTGTCGGCATCCAGCCGGAAATCGCTTTTTCCATGGTTCAACTGGGATTGACTCTGCAGGGAAGTATGACCAGCCTTGATCTGGAAGATGGTCTTGCCATGCTCAGGAAAGCTGAACCAAAAAACGGAACAAGCGGTCATGGACCCTGA